The Magnolia sinica isolate HGM2019 chromosome 11, MsV1, whole genome shotgun sequence DNA window GATGCCTAACAAAAGTAACTATTTAGAATCCTAAGAAAACTATGGTAGGCCCCATCCATATTAGAGGTGAATAATCATAGGTTAGTGGTAGATGGGCTGAATTCCAACAATGAGAAGAACCGAATGCATGCATGGATTGCGTTGAGTCCAATCTAGGTTAGCACCATGAACCAGTATATCTGGTTTAATGCCTGGGATGCGGATTGCCGACTACGACGGTGCTCCGTGGACctaaccatgacgtatgtgttttatccatatcgcaaatggaccacaccacaggaaacagtggtgattgaacacccgctATTAAAAACTCATTGGGGCCCACAAACGTTTTagaagaagctgatatttgtgttttcctttcatccaaattTGTGTTACCTGACCAACTTGGTAGATGGaaaaaaacattacagtaggccctgggaagtttttaatagtgatcattcaatcaccactattttcttgtgatgtggtccacttgagatttgggtctgtctAATTTTAAGTCTCATGtcatagaatgatctgaaaaaatatatggacgacttggataaaacaTTCAAAAATCTTAGAATTCTTATATTTGGATTATTTTGCAAAATTCATTTGAGTACATAGAAATTATCCTatagttctcaacttatttttcgcattatttgcttgggactagcaagatgTTGGTTGGAGGTTgtattgagagtcaaatattgcatgttagaccccagttattgcctagatttacgaacatggtattgtttaacggcctaatttaattgtgtttgtaattcaaggtgtatttacgagcttggactgaaacagggtgcaaaaagcatggatttaatgctctgatattaccaaggcaagggatggaccccaggggaccgagatcgatagatttatatgccaaagatccgagaaaatcgagaaactgaagctcaagtggcctaaaaagggtccagaatgcgagatcatagggttctcaccactCGTTCTAATTGAAACTTTACaaatggcctgaagaccataaattaaccatacatatcaaatttcatccattgtaTCCCTCTGAAAGTGGCTCAACAGATAGTTTAGCCCCTATATCAGCAatctggggcccactggatccctagatatgcttcaagtttgcattcaacatcttaaatgagttggaaaaacgtatggacggagcggatttctcacaagaatcacagtggaccctacatgtacaaTGAGTATACATGGTGTACATGCACCGGCTGTGCACCGGacagtcagcccggtcaaagacagGCTGACCCGTCTCTCCTGCGTAAAACGTCCAGTGGATGGACAACGTCTATCCAATTTTTAGTTGTGGGGCCCATTCATCGTTCAAACGtcagatctggaccgtctattcgaTTCTTAGGACAGCCAATACTAACGCCTAGGTGTCATTTTGCCACCTTGCAAGCAGTCGGGTGAAGATATCAGccgaacggaagatggacggtgaaaTGGAAAGTTCAATGGACCACACCTAATCTAAGACAAAGAATCCATTCCAGAATTTTTTTTTGAGGGTATtctaatgaacggaatggattcacTTTATGGTACTCATCACGAGCCCACCATCTTTCACAACAACGCATTAACAAAGCTCTATTTGCGAAACAAAGTTGCGTTCGaattcgggtgggccaccatcgttgATCGAATagacgatccaaaccatccatcgagAATATCGTCCATAAACGTCCCAGGTGATGTTATTTTTGGGGAAAATAAGCATGTAAATGGGTGTCTTTGCTACGCATGATTCTTGGTGTGTAAACAGCTTTACGCATGGGTTTGTTTTTTGGCTGCGTAAAGCTCCAAACCAACTACTCTTGCccataaaaggagagagagaggacgtgTAAGGGATTATCTTTGAGACGTTACAAGCCAAGAAGggcaagaaggagagagagagttcggCTGGCTGATTccgtttttttccttttttttttctcaattttaattgttttcttttaagatgtttagcctaatcatgtctatgctaggctaaatctcttagctaaggctaagaggtgaagcttgtagcgtgatggggagaaTTTTTATTTGAGCCTTTTGTGTAGACTGAACTGATCTTGAATTTAGTTTAATTAtggggaatgttttcagttttaatggtttattgtgactgaaattataatgggttTGTGATAggtttgagcatgttcctttccttattttgattatgacgtcaggaagccctgttgtttaccatcatctcctgggcatggttggatgacggaaacccttcctaaccttcatatatctTGTTGATTGGTTACCAATTGGTTTAATtccgttgtttactttgtctcttgggcatggtttggtgatggaatccattgtaattcttatacctttcatctcttgaaaactagatcaaaggaagttcagatttgatattCATGGTTACATCCTGTAACTGGATGAAGattggactctaagtccagttgagttcttgaatcaagcataaagatctgcctgatctctacaagtggatcctctgaatccttagtttcctacctcttatttttctaagttttagataaatatttcaccattatttcctcaatttcattcgatttagatttcatcttagtctagctagttctagttctacttaatttcagattacgtacaggtttcagtcccttgggatccgacctcgatctcaccgaatttattactacatcacaaccctatacttagggagtgaccAGTGATTTAGGCATCCAATACTCTTAGCTCATGCAATGATACTGTGACAATCAAGCTACTCTTTACATTGCCAACAATCCAAATTTTCATGAGCATTCCaaacatattaaaattgattgtTACCTGACTCGAGAAAAATTATCTTCAACAATTTTGACAACCAATTATCTTGTCTCCACTCATCATCAACTTGCCAATATTTTTACTAAATCTCTTTTTAGGGACAGTTTGGTCTATCACTTGGCAAGTTGGGCACTGCTAATCTTCACACGCCAAGCTCAGTGTGTGAAAACTCAGAATCTACGTTTGTCTATCTTAACTATACACATAATAATTGCCTCCAATAAGAGTTGAAAGATTACAAGGATGTAAATGGATTTCATAAAAGATAGACTATACAATATACGTTTCTAACCATTTCTTAAATTGCAGGGAGCAATGACTCATCTATGGTCCACGCTAATATTGTTGCATGCATCTAAGTCAATCCACACCAAAAGGTAGACCACCTGTCCGATGGAGAATATCTGGAAGACCACAGCGAAGAAAACGGATTGCTCTcgtggtactgagtaaactcagttgggcccaccgtgaatataagtggtttatccacaccatcgatgcgttttttcaactcatttaaggggttgagcccaaagttgaagcatattcaaatctcaagtggatcataccacaggaaacagtgggaataatgatttccactgttgaaacctttctaggccccacagtgatgcttatttgtcattcaacctgttaataagatcacacagacatggatgaaaggaaaaaacaaatataagcttaatccaaaaattctgtgacacccaagaatttttcaacgatgtaggttcaattcacactgtttcatgtggtgtggtctttcgagctttgaatattcttcatttttggtttcatgccataaaattatttgataaaatggatggatggaggagATGAAATTACATAGATCATGgcgaaccccacagagtttattcagtacgctaAGCAAATTGGTTTATTAGAGCGCTCGGTGCATAAAGTTCCATGTACTAACAAATCCAAAACAAAAGATATATAAGAGATAGACATTGTATACTAAATAAAGGTCTAGGTGCACAAAGTGCTACATTTTTATTAACGCATatgaaaaactagaaaatctaAGCCCATGGAACGTAGAGACAAAAGTCATATTCTTAGGTGACTTCTTAGAACTATATCTGATGTAGCCACCTCTCATAGGTGCAGCATTTTGTATTAACATAGATATAAAACTAGAAAACCCTGGCTCTTATATATAGATAGGTTTTACAACTGACTCCCCTCACCATCAGACGTGGGCAATTCTcttcaaactcacttatagagCTCCAAAGGGAGGCGTGGGCTCAGTAGAACTTCCAGTGGAGTAGCTTTAGCGACGGTTATACCAACTTTCTCGGACATATCCACAGGCGCATCAAATGGGGTCCTTAGATCAAAGCCATGAAGCAGACGAGCAAGTATCAGATGCAGGATTTGGAAGGCCATTGATACACCAGGGCACATTCGACGACCGGATCCAAAAGGGAGGAACTCAAAATGGGTACCCTTAGGGTCCACATCTGCATGCTTAGTCATGAATCTCTCTGGTTGGAATTCATCAGGGTCTGACCACACACGAGGATCTCGGTGCATCTTCCACACGTTGGTAAACAAGCGTGTGCCAGCAGGGACGTGGTAGCCACCCACATAGCAGTCTTCTGAAGCCTGGTGTGGGGCACCCATAGGGGCTGGAGGGTACAAGCGCAAGGTTTCCTTGAGGATGGCTTGGAGGTAGACCAGGTTGTTGATATCTGATTCGTCAACGTTTCTGTCCTTGCCAACGTAGTTGTCTAGCTCATCTTGGGCCTTCTTTATCACATGTTTATGGTTTAATAATACGGAGAGGGTCCACGTTATGGCGATCCATACAGCATCATAGCCACCAAGCAGAGCAGTCTAAGTAGAATAAAAGATACAGTGTTAAGAAAatgacataaaaaaaaataataataatgaaaacagATTAGTTTTCCCAGTTGCATTTGTTCATTTGGACACTAGGGGTGTCGGTTGTAGATAGGGGGCCCTATGCCTATGTCAGGCTTGTGAACTCACGTTAAAGTAGAAACGCATGATGGGCTGTCAGTGCACTAATGAGTAATAGTGCTCTCAGTTGCATTTGTTCATTTGGACAGTCCGATCAATCCATCTGAACCGTTTATTAAGTCCAGAAAACATTTTATTggataccaattgaaaatgacacTGATTGGGATGATCCAATCCGTACATGGTTGTTCCTTATTTTTGTAACCAGCCTTCTTTTCCTGAGCCATGAATAAATTGGATAGGATGCCTAACAAAAGTAACTATTTAGAATCCTAAGAAAACTATGGTAGGCCCCATCCATATTAGAGGTGAATAATCATAGGTTAGTGGTAGATGGGCTGAATTCCAACAATGAGAAGAACCGAATGCATGCATGGATTGCGTTGAGTCCAATCTAGTTTAGCACCATGAGCCAGTATATCTGGTTTCATgcttgggacgcggattgccgacTACGCTGTCAGTAGCCAGTGGCTACTGGACTCCGTCGgcttaaccatgatgtatgtgttttatccacgcagttcatctgtttttaaagatccTTTCAGGGAATAACCACAAAAATGCCGCAGATCCATAttgcaaatggaccacaccacaggaaacagtggtgattgaacacccactattaaaaactcattggggcccacaaactttttagactaagctgatatttgtgttttcccttcatccagatatgTGTTACCTGACCAACATggtagatggaaaaaaaaaaaaaaaaacaattacagtaggccctaggaagtttttaatggtgatagttcaatcaccactattttcttgtgatgtggtctacttgagatttgggtctatttaatttttagtctcatgtcataaaatgatctgaaaaaatatatggaccgcttggatagaacaaatacatcacagtggagcccacgcAGCACTGTCCAGTAGCCATCTGGCTAGTGGCAGTGTCAGTATGTAATCCGCGTCAGATGCAATGACTCATTACTGGAAATAAGGGTACTGACGCGACTCAGCTAGGGACTGGAAACGTCTGATAACTAGGAATGCATGGAACTGTTATGTAGAAGTGTTAGCAATAACATACGCATAAAGTGGCTTTGATGACTGTATCAGCGTCATGACATGGGAACTGAGAATTGTCCACGAACGGTATCAACACATTGATGAAGGTCTTATCATCTTTGGCCTTGACAGACCGCTTCTCGGCGAGCCATTTCGTAAGAGGAGAGTctaaatccttgaaaaccatctTCATCTCCTTCTTATACCCTTTCACATCCCACCATTTGAGGAAAGGGAAGTAATCGGACGGAACAAAGGCCCCAAAGAGATGAAACCAGTTCTGCATGGCAACGCGGAACTTTCGCGCGTCTTCGTTGTCAGAAACACCGAGACTGCCGAAATATCTCTTCCCAATAACCATCATGGCTATCGCATTGAACGTGACGTCAGCGAACTTATCTCTCATATCGACCTTAACTGGGATTTTGCCGTTCGTCTCCCAAAGACCATACAGCTCTTTCATCATTAGGTCCACCTCCATGGCACGTACGTTTTTGAGCGAGTCGAGACTGCGGCTCGACAGGAGTTCTTGAATGGTCAGCTTGCGGATATCACGCCAGTACGGGCCTGGGGTGGCTAACCCAAACATGGCATTGTTGTATGACATATGGTTCCCAACCTCAACGGAGGGGCGGCCCATGAAGATCTTGTCGTTGGTGGTGAAGCAGTCCTTTGCTAGCTCCCAACTGCTTATGATTAAGGTGGGTCGCATACCGAGCCTGACAATGAAGGCTGGACCGTACTTATCAGCCATGGCTGAGAACGTACGGCACAGTGGCTCATGGCGACCTAGCTGGTGGAGATGGCCTATGATGGGCCATG harbors:
- the LOC131218602 gene encoding cytochrome P450 CYP82D47-like; its protein translation is MDFSLSFQTIAGLIALAFLYNLYKTTTKSKSNAVPEPPGAWPIIGHLHQLGRHEPLCRTFSAMADKYGPAFIVRLGMRPTLIISSWELAKDCFTTNDKIFMGRPSVEVGNHMSYNNAMFGLATPGPYWRDIRKLTIQELLSSRSLDSLKNVRAMEVDLMMKELYGLWETNGKIPVKVDMRDKFADVTFNAIAMMVIGKRYFGSLGVSDNEDARKFRVAMQNWFHLFGAFVPSDYFPFLKWWDVKGYKKEMKMVFKDLDSPLTKWLAEKRSVKAKDDKTFINVLIPFVDNSQFPCHDADTVIKATLCTALLGGYDAVWIAITWTLSVLLNHKHVIKKAQDELDNYVGKDRNVDESDINNLVYLQAILKETLRLYPPAPMGAPHQASEDCYVGGYHVPAGTRLFTNVWKMHRDPRVWSDPDEFQPERFMTKHADVDPKGTHFEFLPFGSGRRMCPGVSMAFQILHLILARLLHGFDLRTPFDAPVDMSEKVGITVAKATPLEVLLSPRLPLELYK